A region of Paramormyrops kingsleyae isolate MSU_618 chromosome 17, PKINGS_0.4, whole genome shotgun sequence DNA encodes the following proteins:
- the LOC111844846 gene encoding CD209 antigen-like protein C isoform X2 has translation MGVKPKQDNDDCSILAKEKEQLLLKLNNMTQLQEQNNQLQNSYTKLEETKNKLVMDKNYFQQQCVSLQKDKDEIQNNYDALLSKLPLLQKYCHTTEKGRVCDPCPQGWEKHNSKCYYFSTSVTTWNESQNNCSKEAAHLVTVNSEEEQGFITKEGSSSYWIGLTDSAEEGVWRWVDGTGLKQGFWLYGEPDNKDQQSAGIKANCVINSNEWKDEPCEDQYRWICETQTLLRKPLHI, from the exons ATGGGAGTTAAGCCCAAACAGGACAACGATGACTGCAGCATCCTGGCTAAAGAGAAGGAGCAGCTTCTCCTCAAACTTAACAACATGACTCAACTACAGGAACAAAACAACCAGCTACAGAATAGTTATACAAAGTTAGAGGAGACAAAGAATAAATTGGTCATGGACAAGAATTATTTTCAGCAACAATGTGTCAGTTTGCAAAAAGATAAggatgaaatacaaaataactaTGATGCTCTGTTAAGTAAATTACCCCTCCTTCAGAAGTACTGCCACACCACTGAAAAAG GGCGAGTCTGTGATCCCTGTCCTCAGGGCTGGGAGAAGCACAACTCCAAGTGTTACTATTTCTCTACAAGTGTAACGACCtggaatgaaagtcagaataacTGCAGTAAGGAGGCGGCTCACTTGGTGACTGTAAACAGTGAAGAGGAGCAG GGCTTCATTACCAAAGAGGGAAGCAGCAGTTACTGGATTGGACTGACTGACAGTGCGGAGGAGGGAGTTTGGCGCTGGGTGGACGGCACTGGTCTGAAGCAGGG ATTCTGGTTATATGGGGAGCCGGACAACAAGGACCAGCAGTCAGCAGGCATAAAGGCAAACTGCGTCATTAATAGCaatgaatggaaggatgaaCCCTGTGAAGATCAGTATAGATGGATCTGTGAGACTCAGACACTGCTCCGCAAACCACTTCATATCTGA
- the LOC111844846 gene encoding asialoglycoprotein receptor 2-like isoform X1, protein MSEMVSSVVNYWSVNHLDDGTKDKTRSSSNPCGLISGGLGLLCFLQFAVIIVLSIYLMGVKPKQDNDDCSILAKEKEQLLLKLNNMTQLQEQNNQLQNSYTKLEETKNKLVMDKNYFQQQCVSLQKDKDEIQNNYDALLSKLPLLQKYCHTTEKGRVCDPCPQGWEKHNSKCYYFSTSVTTWNESQNNCSKEAAHLVTVNSEEEQGFITKEGSSSYWIGLTDSAEEGVWRWVDGTGLKQGFWLYGEPDNKDQQSAGIKANCVINSNEWKDEPCEDQYRWICETQTLLRKPLHI, encoded by the exons ATGTCAGAAATGGTTAGCTCTGTTGTCAATTATTGGAGTGTAAATCATCTGGATGATG GGACAAAAGATAAGACCAGATCAAGCTCCAATCCCTGTGGATTGATTTCAGGGGGTCTAGGGCTGCTGTGTTTCCTCCAATTCGCTGTCATCATAGTCCTGAGCATTTACT TGATGGGAGTTAAGCCCAAACAGGACAACGATGACTGCAGCATCCTGGCTAAAGAGAAGGAGCAGCTTCTCCTCAAACTTAACAACATGACTCAACTACAGGAACAAAACAACCAGCTACAGAATAGTTATACAAAGTTAGAGGAGACAAAGAATAAATTGGTCATGGACAAGAATTATTTTCAGCAACAATGTGTCAGTTTGCAAAAAGATAAggatgaaatacaaaataactaTGATGCTCTGTTAAGTAAATTACCCCTCCTTCAGAAGTACTGCCACACCACTGAAAAAG GGCGAGTCTGTGATCCCTGTCCTCAGGGCTGGGAGAAGCACAACTCCAAGTGTTACTATTTCTCTACAAGTGTAACGACCtggaatgaaagtcagaataacTGCAGTAAGGAGGCGGCTCACTTGGTGACTGTAAACAGTGAAGAGGAGCAG GGCTTCATTACCAAAGAGGGAAGCAGCAGTTACTGGATTGGACTGACTGACAGTGCGGAGGAGGGAGTTTGGCGCTGGGTGGACGGCACTGGTCTGAAGCAGGG ATTCTGGTTATATGGGGAGCCGGACAACAAGGACCAGCAGTCAGCAGGCATAAAGGCAAACTGCGTCATTAATAGCaatgaatggaaggatgaaCCCTGTGAAGATCAGTATAGATGGATCTGTGAGACTCAGACACTGCTCCGCAAACCACTTCATATCTGA